The following coding sequences lie in one Euhalothece natronophila Z-M001 genomic window:
- a CDS encoding Rpn family recombination-promoting nuclease/putative transposase — protein MKTDSLFYHLFQIRPQLFFELLSDSSQAACNYQFTSVEVKQLAFRIDGIFFPSSGNKKDPFYVVEVQFQPDEQLYSRIFSELFLYIKQYQPVHPWRVVVIDPTRSVERNSEPHFQPLLNLEQVRRIYLDELEEGKNSPLGVRLVKLITSKETEVSQQAQSLLESVSREVEETKLRNDIIDLIESIMV, from the coding sequence TTGAAGACAGACAGCCTTTTTTACCACCTCTTCCAGATACGGCCACAATTATTTTTTGAACTTCTTTCTGACTCATCTCAAGCTGCTTGCAATTATCAGTTTACCTCGGTAGAAGTTAAGCAATTAGCGTTTCGCATTGACGGTATCTTTTTTCCTAGCAGTGGCAACAAAAAAGACCCATTTTATGTGGTAGAAGTGCAGTTTCAACCTGATGAGCAACTTTATTCTCGCATTTTTTCTGAACTTTTTCTATATATCAAACAATATCAGCCTGTGCATCCTTGGCGAGTGGTAGTGATTGATCCGACTCGCAGTGTAGAAAGAAATAGTGAGCCTCATTTCCAGCCGTTGTTAAATTTAGAGCAAGTGAGGCGAATTTATCTTGATGAATTAGAGGAAGGGAAAAATAGTCCTTTGGGGGTGCGCTTAGTGAAATTAATTACTTCAAAAGAAACGGAAGTTTCACAACAAGCGCAAAGCCTATTAGAGTCAGTTTCTAGAGAGGTAGAGGAGACCAAACTTAGAAATGATATCATAGACCTAATCGAGAGTATTATGGTTTAG
- a CDS encoding HNH endonuclease produces MQKHKCPICGDSLYNGEEIETHHIVPVKEGGSDDVENLVHLHKACHKQVHSTKTKTKAGSKSLSGMIGNSHVPFLGEGREATLEPYPIKFPQMSRKEIAAMLGVDDLKQTRFYQEVFTEGKQEGKLEGKQEGKLEAVSRMLDSGVDLNTIAQWLDLPLEMVKKSDQTN; encoded by the coding sequence ATGCAAAAGCATAAATGTCCTATCTGTGGTGATAGCCTCTATAACGGAGAAGAAATCGAAACCCACCACATAGTACCTGTGAAGGAAGGTGGCTCAGACGACGTTGAGAATCTAGTCCACTTGCACAAAGCGTGCCATAAACAGGTACACAGTACGAAAACCAAGACAAAGGCTGGAAGTAAGAGCCTCAGCGGTATGATTGGAAACAGTCACGTACCGTTCTTAGGGGAGGGGAGAGAGGCGACTCTCGAACCTTACCCGATTAAGTTTCCACAGATGAGTCGGAAGGAGATTGCTGCCATGTTAGGGGTTGATGATTTAAAACAAACAAGATTTTATCAAGAAGTATTTACGGAAGGGAAACAGGAAGGAAAACTAGAAGGGAAACAGGAAGGAAAACTAGAGGCAGTATCAAGAATGCTAGACTCTGGTGTTGATTTAAATACGATCGCGCAGTGGTTGGATTTACCTCTAGAGATGGTAAAAAAGAGCGATCAAACAAACTAG
- a CDS encoding PIN domain-containing protein: MIWINGKSFEAFRIEYNSSQLERSQELEKLGFGLYDSFHIACAEVAEADFLLTTDDRLLKRAISYKSRLNVVVDNPVTWLMKVFQQKGET, encoded by the coding sequence ATGATATGGATAAACGGAAAAAGTTTTGAGGCTTTTAGAATTGAGTACAATTCAAGTCAACTTGAACGTTCCCAAGAGTTAGAAAAATTAGGTTTTGGGTTATACGATTCTTTTCACATCGCTTGTGCAGAAGTAGCTGAAGCGGATTTCTTACTAACTACTGACGACCGTTTGCTTAAAAGAGCCATTAGCTATAAGAGCCGTTTAAATGTCGTTGTGGATAATCCAGTAACTTGGTTAATGAAAGTGTTTCAGCAAAAAGGAGAAACTTAA
- a CDS encoding FitA-like ribbon-helix-helix domain-containing protein: MSNLSLSNLDPDLEKRLQIIASHHGRSIEEEVKVILEEMLMARDQVDNLADLARYWFGNDGVELETHPSVFPQTEAELDCDYFRH; the protein is encoded by the coding sequence ATGTCTAATTTAAGCCTGAGTAATCTTGACCCTGATTTAGAGAAGCGACTTCAAATTATAGCATCTCATCATGGTCGTTCGATTGAGGAAGAAGTAAAAGTAATTTTAGAAGAGATGCTTATGGCGAGAGATCAGGTTGATAATCTTGCTGACTTAGCAAGGTATTGGTTTGGAAACGATGGTGTTGAATTGGAGACACATCCGTCAGTGTTTCCTCAAACAGAAGCAGAATTAGACTGTGATTATTTTAGACACTAA
- a CDS encoding type II toxin-antitoxin system VapC family toxin produces the protein MIILDTNVISEMMRPQPNFQVMSWLRGFPVEELAITAVSIAEISYGLKRLPEGRRRDSLQWRFQMFIAQGFSNRIFPFDEKAAEVYADIIVNRQQKGKPIEVMDAMIASIALLKTATLATRNVSDFQNCGLELINPWESSSEI, from the coding sequence GTGATTATTTTAGACACTAATGTTATTTCTGAGATGATGCGTCCTCAGCCAAATTTTCAGGTAATGTCTTGGTTAAGAGGATTTCCTGTGGAAGAGTTAGCAATTACTGCGGTTAGTATAGCTGAAATTTCTTATGGTTTAAAACGTTTACCAGAAGGTCGTCGCCGTGATTCCCTTCAATGGCGATTTCAGATGTTTATCGCTCAAGGATTTAGTAATCGTATTTTTCCTTTTGATGAAAAGGCGGCAGAGGTTTATGCCGATATTATCGTTAATCGACAACAAAAAGGAAAACCAATTGAAGTAATGGATGCTATGATTGCTTCCATTGCGCTGCTTAAAACAGCAACTTTGGCAACTCGTAATGTTTCTGATTTTCAAAACTGTGGTTTAGAATTGATCAATCCGTGGGAATCTTCCAGTGAAATTTAA
- a CDS encoding PIN domain-containing protein — MPFPNYKIYLDACCLNRPFDDFRQTRIYLEAEAVMIILQECQLGKWQLINSTALNAELNQIRDLEKLKAIQKILEIATIQVTHDNQIYQRAFQFQEMGFTAYDAFHLASAESSKADIFLSTDDRLIKKARRYTQKIQVAVDNPTQWLSQVMQKEQNNNDEN; from the coding sequence ATGCCATTTCCGAATTATAAAATTTACTTAGATGCCTGCTGTTTGAACCGCCCTTTTGATGATTTCAGACAAACTCGAATTTATCTAGAAGCAGAAGCAGTAATGATAATTCTACAAGAATGTCAACTGGGAAAATGGCAGCTCATTAATAGTACAGCTCTCAATGCTGAATTGAATCAAATTCGTGATTTAGAGAAGTTAAAAGCAATTCAAAAAATTTTGGAAATTGCTACAATCCAAGTAACTCATGATAATCAAATTTATCAGAGAGCTTTCCAATTTCAAGAAATGGGATTCACAGCCTATGATGCGTTTCATTTGGCTAGTGCAGAAAGCAGTAAAGCTGATATATTTTTAAGCACGGATGATCGATTAATTAAGAAAGCAAGAAGATACACTCAAAAGATACAGGTTGCAGTTGACAACCCTACACAATGGTTAAGTCAAGTTATGCAAAAGGAGCAAAATAATAATGATGAAAACTAA
- a CDS encoding ISAzo13-like element transposase-related protein: MKKIPETDAIFEQVATANQAADDDPTVLRISIDSKAKVKLGNLSRGGKDRRQAPPQADDHDTQWHTTLLPFGILNLRTDNLALYMSESPETSDFIVDCLEHWWKSNQGNFPEVNTLAINLDGGSATRSNRTQFIKRIVEFSRHYQLQIRLIYYPPYHSKYNPIERCWAALEQFWNGAILDSIDTALRWASKMSWKGSQPVVHHVTKLYQTGVKVDPESLADYRVDWYPSESLPKWSVTVGSF, translated from the coding sequence TTGAAGAAAATCCCTGAAACTGATGCTATTTTTGAACAAGTGGCAACAGCTAATCAAGCGGCCGATGATGACCCAACCGTCTTACGCATCTCAATTGACTCGAAAGCCAAAGTCAAACTAGGAAACCTCTCACGGGGTGGGAAAGACCGTCGCCAAGCTCCCCCTCAAGCCGATGACCATGATACTCAATGGCACACGACTCTACTTCCCTTTGGGATTCTTAACCTCCGTACAGACAACTTAGCTCTTTACATGAGTGAGTCCCCTGAAACCTCAGATTTCATTGTTGATTGTCTAGAGCACTGGTGGAAAAGCAATCAAGGAAACTTTCCCGAGGTTAACACCTTAGCCATTAACTTGGATGGCGGCAGTGCTACCCGTTCCAATCGCACTCAGTTCATCAAAAGGATTGTAGAATTTTCTCGTCATTACCAGCTCCAGATTCGCTTAATTTACTATCCTCCCTATCATAGTAAATACAATCCCATTGAGCGTTGTTGGGCTGCCCTTGAACAATTCTGGAACGGAGCGATTCTGGACTCTATTGACACGGCTCTGAGATGGGCAAGTAAGATGAGTTGGAAAGGTTCTCAGCCTGTGGTTCACCATGTCACTAAGCTTTATCAAACTGGTGTCAAAGTTGACCCTGAGTCTTTAGCAGACTATCGGGTTGATTGGTATCCTTCAGAATCTCTGCCCAAATGGTCAGTTACTGTTGGTTCGTTCTGA
- a CDS encoding prepilin-type N-terminal cleavage/methylation domain-containing protein, with protein sequence MKTNLQTKLLQLLNQKNRQKGFTLIELLVVIIIIGVLSAVALPTFLDQAGRARRAGAESIIGAVNRAQQAYRVENTTFAGAFSDLELGYDSDNPPEAEGYEGFGITGDTDAGGVIAVSASVADQRSVCGVATTTTTAIFTCGDTDDAGDTGNPPNSLPTEDS encoded by the coding sequence ATGAAAACGAACTTACAAACAAAACTTCTGCAACTTCTTAACCAGAAAAATCGCCAGAAAGGTTTTACCCTCATTGAACTCCTAGTTGTCATCATTATTATTGGTGTTCTTTCTGCAGTTGCTCTCCCCACCTTCTTAGACCAAGCTGGACGAGCCAGACGAGCTGGCGCTGAATCTATCATTGGTGCAGTTAACCGTGCTCAACAAGCCTATCGGGTTGAAAACACAACATTTGCAGGGGCGTTTAGTGATTTAGAACTAGGTTATGATAGTGATAACCCCCCAGAAGCTGAAGGCTATGAAGGGTTTGGTATAACTGGTGATACGGATGCCGGAGGGGTTATCGCAGTAAGCGCCAGTGTAGCTGATCAGCGTAGCGTCTGTGGTGTTGCTACTACTACAACTACAGCTATTTTCACTTGTGGCGATACTGATGATGCCGGCGACACTGGTAATCCCCCTAATTCACTACCTACTGAGGATAGTTGA
- a CDS encoding type IV pilin protein has product MKFKLLYLTGISHSQQNKGLTIIELLVVIIMMSIISALAWPIYLSQAGRARESAARSLIGKVNRSQQAYRLVNGTFTEDYSQLEDFETLPDPDGYSFAETMEVTNDQAIVEVESNDTASQPHLCGIATFTSTEIQENSTFGNGNCP; this is encoded by the coding sequence ATGAAATTCAAATTACTGTATCTAACTGGCATCAGTCATTCTCAGCAAAATAAAGGGCTTACCATAATTGAGCTTTTAGTTGTTATTATTATGATGAGCATTATCTCCGCACTAGCTTGGCCGATTTATCTGTCCCAAGCTGGTAGAGCAAGAGAGTCAGCAGCGCGAAGTCTCATCGGTAAAGTTAATCGTTCCCAACAAGCTTACCGTCTCGTTAATGGCACTTTCACAGAAGACTATTCTCAATTAGAAGATTTTGAAACCCTTCCTGATCCTGACGGTTATTCTTTTGCTGAAACTATGGAAGTAACAAATGATCAAGCAATTGTCGAGGTAGAAAGCAATGATACAGCTTCTCAACCTCATCTATGTGGAATTGCTACTTTTACGAGTACAGAAATTCAAGAAAATAGTACATTTGGTAATGGAAACTGCCCTTAA